The Streptomyces achromogenes genome window below encodes:
- a CDS encoding phage portal protein gives MATEAQALQLVALLENELIRRRGPIDRHNDYYRGKHPLRFASQEFAKFHGDRYRDFSDNWVQVVADAPVERLTVTGFQAEGEVEADRDLWRVWQVNGLDADSQLGFLGAVTGSRCFVLVWGDPDDPDMPCVTFEDASQSIVAYEPGSRRLRRAALKRWQDGNQDYATLYLKTEVWKFSRPLAQQDKSPQMADVDEELKRWTPRELGDEPNPQPNPMGVVPMVELPNKPMLVEDPISDVAGVVAMQDAINLVWAQLFTASDAASFPQRVIMGAERPTIPKLNSAGEIVGKQPVDLDKFMVDRVAWITGKDARIDSWPAANLAMYTGIIEVGVGHLAAQTRTPQHYLISQMANIAEGTLLAAETGLVKRCDEKILWYGQGLREVARLIALAKGDDRKAEALRSGRVLWADTESRSHAQMADALLKLKQLGFPFEWLALRYGLTPTEVADVVALREREAEMDPVAEVARIMTNGPGPAEGDDQGDEEDQPDEEPA, from the coding sequence GTGGCGACGGAAGCGCAGGCGCTGCAGCTGGTGGCTCTGCTCGAGAACGAGCTCATCCGCCGGCGCGGGCCCATCGACCGGCATAACGACTACTACCGCGGCAAGCACCCTCTGCGGTTCGCCTCGCAGGAGTTCGCCAAGTTCCACGGCGACCGCTACCGCGACTTCTCCGACAACTGGGTGCAGGTGGTCGCGGATGCTCCGGTCGAGCGGCTGACGGTCACCGGCTTCCAGGCCGAGGGCGAGGTGGAGGCGGACCGAGACCTGTGGCGGGTGTGGCAGGTCAACGGGCTCGACGCCGACAGCCAGCTCGGGTTCCTCGGCGCGGTCACCGGGTCGCGGTGCTTCGTGCTGGTGTGGGGTGACCCGGACGACCCGGACATGCCGTGCGTGACGTTCGAGGACGCCTCACAGTCGATCGTCGCCTACGAGCCGGGCTCACGCCGGCTGCGGCGGGCGGCGCTGAAGCGGTGGCAGGACGGTAACCAGGACTACGCCACGCTGTATCTGAAGACCGAGGTGTGGAAGTTCAGCCGGCCGCTGGCGCAGCAGGACAAGTCTCCGCAGATGGCCGACGTCGACGAGGAGCTGAAGCGGTGGACGCCGCGGGAACTGGGCGATGAGCCCAACCCGCAGCCCAACCCGATGGGCGTGGTGCCCATGGTGGAGCTGCCGAACAAGCCGATGCTCGTCGAGGACCCCATCAGCGACGTCGCCGGCGTCGTCGCCATGCAGGACGCGATCAACCTGGTCTGGGCTCAGCTGTTCACCGCCAGCGACGCGGCGTCGTTTCCGCAGCGCGTCATCATGGGCGCCGAGCGGCCCACGATCCCGAAGCTCAACAGCGCCGGGGAGATCGTCGGGAAGCAGCCCGTCGACCTGGACAAGTTCATGGTGGACCGGGTCGCGTGGATCACCGGCAAGGACGCCCGGATCGACTCCTGGCCGGCCGCGAACCTGGCCATGTACACGGGCATCATCGAAGTGGGAGTCGGGCACCTCGCCGCGCAGACCCGTACCCCGCAGCACTACCTGATCAGCCAGATGGCCAACATCGCCGAGGGGACGCTGCTCGCCGCCGAGACGGGTCTGGTCAAGCGGTGTGACGAGAAGATCCTCTGGTACGGGCAGGGGCTGCGCGAGGTCGCCCGGCTGATCGCGCTCGCCAAGGGCGACGACCGCAAGGCCGAGGCGCTGCGCTCCGGCCGCGTGCTGTGGGCCGACACCGAGTCGCGCTCCCATGCGCAGATGGCGGACGCGCTGCTGAAGCTGAAGCAACTCGGGTTCCCCTTCGAGTGGCTGGCCCTGCGCTACGGGCTCACACCGACCGAGGTCGCCGACGTCGTCGCGCTGCGCGAGCGTGAGGCCGAGATGGACCCGGTGGCCGAGGTCGCCCGCATCATGACCAACGGCCCCGGCCCCGCCGAGGGCGACGACCAGGGCGACGAGGAGGACCAGCCGGACGAGGAGCCGGCATGA
- a CDS encoding phage head completion protein — protein MRGRPSIGRYLNRTLTVWRPQTAEDGHGGQSTVLVEVGGVRAKVDQPSPTERMVAASTSSRHSHDVYLLPSADVRRGDELRGTDALGTDQVFRVQAVVQPSTPVYSKALVELIQTEGQR, from the coding sequence GTGAGGGGCCGCCCGAGCATCGGCCGCTACCTGAACCGCACGCTCACTGTGTGGCGGCCGCAGACCGCCGAGGACGGCCACGGCGGACAGAGCACCGTACTGGTCGAGGTGGGCGGCGTGCGGGCGAAGGTCGACCAGCCCTCGCCGACCGAGCGCATGGTGGCCGCCTCGACGAGCTCGCGCCACTCGCACGACGTGTACCTGCTGCCGAGCGCGGACGTGCGCCGCGGCGACGAGCTGCGCGGCACCGACGCGCTGGGCACCGACCAGGTGTTCCGCGTGCAGGCGGTCGTGCAGCCGTCAACGCCCGTGTACTCCAAGGCTCTCGTCGAGCTGATCCAGACAGAAGGACAACGCTGA
- a CDS encoding phage capsid protein, protein MTVRNFVPEIWSSKLLVATRKALVYAAPNVVNRDYEGEISEAGDTVRITSVSRPAIGTYVPGTTTITPEKLTTGQRTLVVDQSKYWAFSIDDVDKRQAKSNLIPQAMSEAAYGLADVIDQYVAGLYTQIQASNFLNVVGSPIDTYTAPTDFYNKILVPLRTKLTKSDVPTSGRYVIVPPDGYASLLLDDRFIKADNAGTDAGLRNGLVGRAAGFDIYESNNCPVPTGDTTVVLAGVKEAITFAEQINKTEAYRPESSFSDAVKGLALYGAKVIRPDHLAAAFINPTAA, encoded by the coding sequence ATGACCGTCCGGAACTTCGTTCCCGAGATCTGGAGCAGCAAGCTCCTCGTCGCGACCCGCAAGGCCCTGGTGTACGCGGCGCCCAACGTCGTGAACCGCGACTACGAGGGCGAGATCAGCGAGGCGGGTGACACCGTCCGCATCACGTCGGTGTCCCGGCCGGCGATCGGCACCTACGTCCCGGGCACGACGACGATCACCCCGGAGAAGCTGACCACCGGTCAGCGCACGCTCGTCGTCGACCAGTCGAAATACTGGGCGTTCAGCATCGACGACGTCGACAAGCGGCAGGCGAAGTCCAACCTGATCCCGCAGGCCATGAGCGAGGCCGCCTACGGCCTGGCCGACGTCATCGACCAGTACGTCGCCGGGCTGTACACGCAGATCCAGGCGTCGAACTTCCTCAACGTGGTCGGCTCGCCGATCGACACGTACACCGCGCCCACGGACTTCTACAACAAGATCCTCGTGCCGCTGCGTACGAAGCTCACCAAGTCCGACGTGCCGACGTCGGGCCGGTACGTGATCGTCCCGCCGGACGGCTACGCGTCCCTGCTGCTCGACGACCGGTTCATCAAGGCCGACAACGCCGGCACCGACGCGGGCCTGCGCAACGGGCTCGTCGGCCGCGCGGCCGGATTCGACATCTACGAGTCGAACAACTGCCCCGTCCCGACCGGCGACACCACCGTCGTCCTGGCCGGGGTGAAGGAGGCCATCACCTTCGCCGAGCAGATCAACAAGACCGAGGCATACCGCCCCGAGTCGTCCTTCAGCGACGCCGTGAAGGGCCTGGCCCTGTACGGGGCGAAGGTCATCCGCCCGGACCACCTGGCCGCCGCGTTCATCAACCCCACGGCCGCCTGA
- a CDS encoding HK97-gp10 family putative phage morphogenesis protein yields MARRSRAPVTITGLDRLRKRLQDLPDEIEAGLVKAVQESAEAVRDDVRRTVPVDARGDDGHHLRDSVAIRYREGGLVAEVGWFDPDDSYATYLEYGTRRRPAQPSLVPAFERERRQYEARLTEEVRRVLR; encoded by the coding sequence GTGGCTCGCCGCTCCCGTGCACCCGTCACGATCACCGGCCTGGATCGGCTGCGCAAGCGCCTGCAGGACCTGCCCGACGAGATCGAGGCCGGGCTCGTCAAAGCCGTGCAGGAGTCGGCCGAAGCCGTCCGTGACGACGTCAGGCGCACCGTGCCCGTCGACGCCCGCGGCGATGACGGCCACCACCTCCGGGACTCTGTCGCCATCCGCTACCGGGAGGGCGGCCTGGTCGCAGAGGTCGGCTGGTTCGACCCGGACGACTCCTACGCCACCTATCTCGAGTACGGCACCCGCCGCCGGCCCGCGCAGCCGTCGCTGGTCCCGGCCTTCGAGCGCGAGCGCCGGCAGTACGAGGCCCGGCTGACGGAAGAGGTACGGAGGGTGCTGCGGTGA
- a CDS encoding phage tail tube protein yields MAGLDAFGTQLKRDTTGSGSFTAVANVSDVSGPSRSREAIEVTAHDSPDQYREFVKGLKDGGEVEITINYDPAATTHQALDDDFEEDDLRDYQVVILPGKAAEHTWDFTALITDLGDEFPHDDKMERSVTFKISGKPSLTATGA; encoded by the coding sequence ATGGCCGGCCTTGACGCCTTCGGCACGCAACTCAAGCGCGACACGACGGGCAGCGGCTCGTTCACCGCCGTCGCCAACGTCTCGGACGTCTCCGGGCCGTCGAGGTCGCGTGAGGCCATCGAGGTGACCGCCCACGACTCCCCCGACCAGTACCGGGAGTTCGTCAAGGGCCTCAAGGACGGCGGGGAGGTTGAGATCACCATCAACTACGACCCCGCCGCCACGACCCACCAGGCGCTCGACGACGACTTCGAGGAGGACGACCTTCGCGACTACCAGGTCGTCATCCTGCCGGGCAAGGCGGCCGAGCACACATGGGACTTCACCGCCCTGATCACCGATCTCGGGGACGAGTTCCCGCACGACGACAAGATGGAGCGCAGCGTCACGTTCAAGATCTCCGGCAAGCCGTCGCTGACCGCGACAGGCGCCTGA
- a CDS encoding HNH endonuclease signature motif containing protein, which translates to MLQRDLATEVDHIDGLGPLGPRGFDPANWQAMSKRHHSRKTAAETWGT; encoded by the coding sequence ATGCTGCAGCGCGACCTGGCCACCGAGGTCGACCACATCGACGGCCTCGGGCCGCTCGGCCCGCGCGGCTTCGACCCCGCCAACTGGCAGGCCATGAGCAAACGGCACCACTCCCGCAAAACCGCAGCCGAGACATGGGGAACGTGA
- a CDS encoding peptidoglycan-binding protein, translating into MKLIVRSAWGARPSRYDLVYIAGTEGVKIHYEGTYVPKSLAAADAHGSCPGHVRDIQASHLANTKEDYSDIAYNAMVCPHGSVFEGRGLHRKTGANGNQPLNAKDYAVCAMLGDSGLVQPTNAMLDGLVDAVQWLRSGGGAGGEILGHRDGYATSCPGDPLYAWVKAGAHRPDGTPPGGAGGGSSIARYQVVINELAYGYGAEGAHVTAVGRALVAAGFGRHYTEGPGPRWTDADTRCFSDFQVSLGYRGTAPHEDADGVPGPVSLQKLLGHLPGKAPSKVPVFPGRSAFVLGKSNPAVTTLDGGLVRKGYARHHAGATYTPGPLFSENTRLNVADFQRATPALAGDADGYPGPLTWKLLLS; encoded by the coding sequence ATGAAGCTGATCGTCAGATCGGCCTGGGGGGCGCGCCCGTCCCGCTACGACCTGGTCTACATCGCCGGCACCGAGGGCGTGAAGATCCATTACGAGGGGACCTACGTCCCCAAGTCGCTCGCGGCCGCGGACGCGCACGGCTCCTGCCCCGGCCACGTGCGCGACATCCAGGCCAGCCACCTCGCCAACACCAAGGAGGACTACAGCGACATCGCCTACAACGCGATGGTCTGCCCGCACGGCAGCGTCTTCGAGGGGCGAGGGCTACACCGCAAGACGGGCGCGAACGGCAACCAGCCGCTGAACGCCAAGGACTACGCGGTGTGCGCGATGCTCGGCGACTCCGGTCTCGTGCAGCCGACGAACGCGATGCTCGACGGCCTGGTCGACGCCGTCCAGTGGCTGCGGTCCGGGGGCGGTGCGGGCGGCGAGATCCTCGGGCACCGTGACGGGTACGCGACCTCGTGCCCGGGCGACCCGCTGTACGCGTGGGTGAAGGCCGGCGCGCACCGGCCGGACGGGACGCCCCCCGGCGGTGCGGGTGGCGGGTCGTCGATCGCCCGCTACCAGGTCGTCATCAACGAGCTGGCGTACGGGTACGGCGCGGAGGGCGCGCACGTCACCGCCGTCGGGCGGGCGCTCGTCGCCGCAGGGTTCGGCCGGCACTACACCGAGGGGCCCGGGCCGCGGTGGACCGACGCAGACACCAGGTGCTTCTCGGACTTCCAGGTGAGCCTCGGCTACCGGGGCACGGCCCCGCATGAGGACGCCGACGGCGTGCCCGGCCCGGTCAGCCTGCAGAAGCTCCTCGGTCACCTCCCCGGCAAGGCCCCGTCGAAGGTGCCGGTGTTTCCCGGACGGTCCGCGTTCGTCCTGGGCAAGTCGAACCCGGCCGTCACGACCTTGGACGGCGGCCTGGTCCGGAAGGGCTACGCCCGCCACCACGCAGGCGCGACCTACACGCCGGGACCGCTGTTCAGCGAGAACACCCGCCTGAACGTGGCCGACTTCCAGCGCGCCACCCCGGCTCTCGCCGGCGACGCGGACGGCTACCCGGGCCCGCTCACCTGGAAGCTCCTCCTCTCCTGA
- a CDS encoding phage tail assembly protein T: MTVADLDSRLGSAELTEWMALERITGPLGRRRQDIQAATIAATIANANRGKGGKKFLVSDFLLPYGAEQKGPEELLAKIRGINQSMGGEEHGPAGGRGEN; encoded by the coding sequence ATGACGGTGGCCGACCTGGACTCGCGGCTGGGCTCGGCCGAGCTGACCGAGTGGATGGCGCTCGAGAGGATCACCGGCCCGCTCGGCAGACGCCGGCAGGACATCCAGGCGGCCACCATCGCGGCCACCATCGCCAACGCCAACCGGGGCAAGGGCGGCAAGAAATTCCTGGTGTCCGACTTCCTGCTGCCCTACGGGGCGGAGCAGAAAGGCCCCGAGGAACTGCTCGCGAAGATCCGCGGCATCAACCAGTCGATGGGAGGCGAAGAGCATGGGCCAGCCGGCGGACGAGGTGAAAATTGA
- a CDS encoding DUF3168 domain-containing protein: MTSPVPDLAALPVRDAVRTVLLADALLAGMLQGVLDAVPEGQPFPYIHLGDVVETPADAHDRFGSETLLTLHVWSKYRGYAEALTIAARVRQVLDHAPLTIPGHRWTWTRFVSLQTLTDPEPPGDIRHVPMTFRIGTEADPA, encoded by the coding sequence GTGACCTCGCCCGTGCCCGACCTGGCGGCGCTGCCCGTCCGTGACGCCGTCCGCACCGTGCTCCTGGCCGACGCCCTGCTGGCGGGCATGCTGCAGGGCGTCCTCGACGCCGTCCCGGAGGGCCAGCCCTTCCCATACATCCACCTCGGCGACGTCGTCGAGACGCCCGCCGACGCGCACGACCGGTTCGGCAGCGAGACGCTGCTGACCCTGCACGTGTGGTCGAAGTACCGCGGCTACGCGGAGGCCCTGACGATCGCCGCGCGCGTGCGCCAGGTCCTCGACCACGCTCCGCTGACGATCCCCGGGCACCGGTGGACATGGACGCGGTTCGTGTCCCTGCAGACCCTGACCGACCCCGAGCCCCCGGGCGACATCCGGCATGTGCCGATGACGTTCCGCATCGGCACCGAGGCCGACCCCGCATAG